The genomic segment CTGTTAAACGGAGTAGTCGCGGATTGGGGATGTCCGCCCAGTAGGCTGACAAACTTCTTGCTGTCGTGCGAAGCTCAACATCAAGCCAACCCATACCACAATCAGCGACATGCAGCAATGGTGGGTATCTTCCCTTTTTTTAAACTGGAGGCACTCGGTGCTGATTTTGATGGAACAAATTTTGAAGAGTCAGACATAATGACACCAAAGTTTATCAGCTTTCGTGAGCAGACACTCGACATTGGCGATTTATGGCCAGCTCAAGTACGACTTGGCTTCATAGTTTTCCATCAATCCCGATTCGTGTCTAAGCGATTGTTGATGACAACCCTCTTTCAGGTTGCTCATGCTACAGCATGGTTGGCGAATACAGTGGGGGCACTAAACAAGTGAGCCAGTTCGTCAACACGGACAAACATTGATGCCCGATTTTACACAAGTCGGAGCAATGAACTAGTGACAGCCACTCGCGGGCCACCCTAACAGCATTCATGTAGCGGCACAGTGCAACGTTAGCCCACCGTAGACCACAGCTGTTAGTCGGGGGTTCGTCGATAAAAATAATTGAGCTGTTATTCGACTTGCTTGGCTTTCGAGGTTATTGCTGTTTCATTCTTGAAGACCGACGGATCTCGCGTGCGTGCCGTGGTGCTCGCAGGTGCGACAGCGTTGAAAGAGCAACGCTTTACGTCGCAGCCCTTTGCCATGACCTAGGCCACCCCGGGAGAACAAATCAGTTCTTTGTGTCGTCACATGACCCGCTGGTGAGTTGGAATGCTTGAAACCAACACTACCTCCCACACGACTTCTGGAACACCTGGTCGCATTTGACAGGGACTTACAGGCCGTGACCAGTTGTGCTCTTCTCACATAAATCACTGGACCTGTGTGCTCTACTTGTGATTGCAGGCTATTGTTTACAATGACATATCGTGCTTGGAAAACCTACACtgctgtctttgttttcggACCCTTCAAAAGTACGGGCTGAATAGAACTGTCACACGCCTTTGACAATCACTATGGCGTCATGACACAGACAGGCTGAGTTAACGCGGATTAATTCCTGTTGGACCTCCTAGTGTAAACAAAAGAACAAAACCAAGGGCAGCCCGTAGATCTACTGTTCTTGCTTGAGTTTGTCGAACACCGAACACGGGTTTTACCAGCGAAATGCTGCCCCCGACCTTACACAATTAGTAACACGTGACTAACTGATACAGTGATGCTTGTATAACAAAGGGGATACTGATCAACTTGATGGTGATCGTAGGCAGGTCGTACAGAAACTAGAGAGAACCTATCACTTGTTCATTCACAAGGAGGCCAGACAAGGCCGTCAAAATCCGGGAGTTCAGTTGCTCGAACGACTTTGTCTCTACGCGATAAGTACTGCGCCCAGTTACACTGGTTAGACGTAGCGTTGACATCAGCGGGTGGTTTTTTGAATGCtgcagggaagaaaacaatGTTTTCTACTATGTGGATAACGAACAGTTTAGATTCGTTCGATCAAAGCTCATCGAAGCGATTTTGGCAACCGACATGAAACAACATTTTGAGACGATAAGCCGATTTCGGCTTCGTACTTCAGCAGACGATTTCGACGTGGCGAAGCACGTTGATGATCGCTGGGCTGTGTTGAAGATGTTCGTGAAAATGGCAGATATCAGTCATGTAGCGCTTCCTTGGGACATGCATTTCCGATTGTCTTGCGACATCGTGGAAGAGTTCTACCAGCAAGGAGATGAGGTACGACTTCCAGCTTGCCACTCTGCTGTAATATAGATTGCTTGTTCTTGAGTACCGACAACGGTCTATCAGGAAAAATGCTGAAGTCCACAAGGGATTACGGTTTCAACCAACCTGCGGGCCGATTCTGTCAACTTTTTTGATCGCTAACGGATCTTGCTTCTATAGTGATAATGCACATCTGCAGGAGCTTCGGCGAGGGATGCCGCTGTCACAGCTGTGTGATCGCTCAAAACATAATGAGATGCCGAAATCTCAAGAAGGGTTCATCGAGTTCTTAGCCAAACCTTTGGTCGGCGTGCTCATAGAGGGAGACTCCACCGGAACGATAAAGTAAGTGTTTTTGCTCATACGTACTCGACGCAGAAAGAATTTGCCTGTTTGCCATCCTGGTGGCAAGCTGAAAATATAGGGTCAACTGCTCCAGTAACAACGGAAGGTGCGTGTTCATTGTCACTTTACTGCGTCGGCCCAGGACTGAGGTCAGCGAGCAGATGGAGCGAAATCTTCTACGTTGGAAGCAAATGGTGGCTGACCAGGTTGTTGTGCCGCTACGTCCTCTGGGCCCTCGAACACAAGTGCGAACGTTCACTGCTTCAGCAGTTCGGAGGCTAGCTGGTGTTGAAAGCGTTCAAGCTGCCCCAACTATCTCGCAGAGCGTTATCAAATGGCCCGAGACAACGGGCAGGCAGTGCGGAAAGAATAGTGTCGAAGTTGAAAGAGGAGTTAATCACACTATCGGAAGTCAGTCGGTCACTGCAATAGAGAGCACGGATCCGTATCCAACCCGCCGTCCTTGGGGAGCCGGCTTTTTAGCCAAAGGCCTGACATCGGGGAAGAAATGGACGGGTATTGCTGCTGCACGTCCGGCTGCGCCACTCGCTGATACGGAAGAGGTCGCCTCTCAGCGAAAACACCGTTCggaaggtgagagagagagcactACGTAGCTCTGGTTCTCGCGTGATTTGGAAAGTTTTCCTCCACGTCGCTTTCCGGTGAAACATCAGCTTCTCGTCGGTGCACCGTTGATGCTTTTATAGAATGAACTGAACTGAGTAATCAAGGTCAACGCTTGCTGAGCCacctgcttcctcgtcgctaAGCTGCTGTCGTCGGCGGTGTAGCACAGTAGGAGTCCCTTTCGTCCGCTTCGTTTCAGAGGAAGCGATGTGATTTTACTCTCCTCAAGTCTTCTTGTCTTATTTCTTCAGGAACAGATACGTTGAATTGGGGATCGTTGCCACCGGGTGCAACACGCAAGGAAGCTGGGCCCATTCTGTTTACGCAGGACGCGGAAACGACTGAAGTGTAGGTCGTGCGCGCATCTCTCCGATCAGCTATTGTTCAGGCATTGGCCATTGAGAacacgaagagaacgaaTCACGCTGCCGTTGCTCGTACTGCTGTCGATGTCAGTGCTTTGCTTTGTGCTCTGCTGCCCGTCTCTACTACAGAATGTCGCGCGAGAACTCCCGCAGGATGGTGTGCCGATATAATTCGTCATCCGAAACTTCTTACGGATCCGACGGCAACACTCCGTGTGGTGCCGAGGCAAACACCTTGGAGTCGTAGCGTTGAAGCCACCTGTTCTTCGTCGGCCTAAATGACTAGAGATTCGATCAAAAGCAGCTTTATGGGAGTGCATCTGTGTTACGGGTGTTCTATTGATGTGATCGCACACCCACGGTACCTCAGATTCCCGAGACAACGACGCCGTAAAGGTTTGGTACGCAGCGACGCTGTCGTGTCTACTTTTCGCGACAGAATTTTGTCTGATTTTTGAGTTAGGTTCAAGAGTTCGACAAGAAGCTGTTTTGATTTGATCATCGCATATACACGGCCATTAACTACCATCTCGTGGTCACTGTGTAGATATCGAAGCGACTCCTACCCATGTTCAAGATGTTTATAATGTCATGGCAATTGAGAAGCAGGGATAAAAAATTTTTATAAAGCAAAAACAAACACTCTAATCCAAGTAGTGTCCGTCGAGAATTGTTTTTACAGGTATCCGCTCCCTGGGATTCCACCTGAGAAGCTGACATACCACATCAACTAGTGGCTTGCCCCTAGAAAGGAGGCCGTGTGTGTTTTGTTATTGAACCGCGAGCGTAGACGTAGACGTGGCTCACTCAATCCCAATGACAGACAAAAGCAAGTCATGAAGTGGAAGTGGTGCCAGCCCTACCATCTGCTTGAAAATTGAAGAGGCAAGAGCCTGAGAAAACGACGGTTTGCTCAATACACGTCACGGATGAATATATTCCAGTCTTACCTTCGCACGCTCGGGGCAACCTGTACAAAGCGATTCCGTATCAACCCTGATACATTCGCAAATTTGCGACCGCATTAGGGAGTGTCTGTCGCCTTATAATAACCTTGTGGGTGCACCAAGAAGTTCGGAAATCTTAAGAATCTGGAAGGGTTCTCCCAGGCATCTAATGGGTTTCTGCTCTTGCATCCCGTGCTTCTGGTTATGGGGCTCGCATTCTAATAGTGGTCTCAACAGGATGAGTTCTGCAAGGACGCAGCCCAGGGCTGGGTTCCAAATGCATAGTTTGTCGAGATGGGAAATGGAGAGAGCCCTTACACCACAAATCCACGGCGACCTGAGTGGGGACAGTTACTGCCACTGACGAGTGAGTGTTTAGATGTGACATCATGGTCTTACGGTGTAGTTAGTCGAACCCAGAAGCAACTCCGGTGCCCGATACCTAATTTCCAGTGTTCATCATGTTGATTTGGCGCGGGCTTGTCGCTTCATACCACTGTGAGCATATGTAGGGCATTGATGGGCATCCCTGGTTGGTTAGTGCTTTGCTCGAGCCTGTCCATGAAACTCGTTCATTTACAGAACGTTGTCACTGACATCACCAAGCGCACCGAAATCACAAATTCTTGCTAGAATCTGACCACCATAGTCTTTGATCTGCATGGTGAACGATTGCTGGTGCACCCATGCTGCCGCGCGGTTGTGCCACACCACCTTACAAGTACATTCTCCGGTTTCAAGTCCCTATGAGCCACCGCCCGCCGATGGAGAGCGAACAGCCCGTTACATACTTGCTTGGCAATGCTGATGGCGGTAGATGCTTCAATGTTGTGTGTCTGATCCTTTTGTCGAAGAGCGAGATGGGAAGCGACGTATCGGTGCAGTGTGTACCCAGCGTTCTCCATCAGGATATTCTGGACCATGAATCCGGAGGGAGTATAACTGTAGAAAACCTCTTCGGCGCTTATAAGATTCGGCGACTCTTTGCCAATCTCCAGGCAGAGTACCTCTCGTgattccttcttcctccattTTTGAGTTCTTTTGAGCGCTCTCGTTGCTCCAGACACGGCATCAGTGACAAGAAAAACTTTACCGAACGTGCCTTTGCCAAGCTGTCGAATGACAGAAAAGCGATGCGAAAGTGTGTGGCTGGACATGGTCGCTGACAGGGTTGGAGGTTTGAAAAGGGTACTGCAGTTTAAATGGCCTTCCTCATTCGAAAGTGTTAGTAGGCTTGGGTACGATTCCAGATTGCACAGCTCCCGTGCCGCGGGTACCACacgctgtacagacactggCTGGACCGTGCGGGGTTCAACTTCGCTTCGAGCCACATTTCATTGGAAGGCTGAAAAAGACAAACAGCTCTGTCAATGGCCATTAGAAGCAGACTCTATTCGCCATGATGTGACCACAGGTGAGGCAGCGTAGCTTGGCGTCTCTGATACGCCAGCAGAACACACAGCTCACTTGCTCCCTTTTCCGCCCCCCACCCTCGTGGCACGGCCAAGTATGGAcagcaaaagaaaagacagacatGCAGTTGGGAGCCATCGCAGCACCGGAAATGTGCGTTATTTGCTGAAGTAGTCGGGGTGTAAGCAGTTAGAGCAAAACTAATATCTTGCTGTTGTTTTTGGCAATATAAGGATGACGCTGTGTTGCTTGTAGACTGAACCTCACTGGTAAATGGGAGGGCCATCAGCTCCGGGGAAGTACAATAGATTGTTGGTAGGGACGGCAGGTCCCTCATTCACACTGTCGCTTTTTGGAATAATCTTTCTCAAGGGGGTTGTTCCGCCCTCGTTGACGCCTGTGGCTGGAGGCGGCTTCTTTGCTACATTTTTTGAGTTTTACCCACTTACCGAGACCCGGGACCACCACTGATAGTGACATTTTCCGTTACACGGTATGGCTGAGGATAGCGTTCCCCCACTCCCTGCCAGCGGGGACAGACTTAGTATGACCGATAACAGTAACTGGATGCTGACCTCTACAGTTTCTCAGCCAAACGTTCAGAAGATGATCACTGCAGTCGCGGCCATACTTCAAGATCAGATTTCGGTCGATATGGAGAAGCGTGCCGTTGAGGAGAAACCCGAATGGAGAGTTTTCGATGAAGACGCGTACTGCGACAGTAAGATCATGGAGTCCGTCGGCCCTTCCGAATAGGCATGAAAATGTGTTGAAACTCAGTTGTAGAACGTCAGCACGCATGTGAATCGTTGCGATGATTCCTCATCTGCTCTC from the Toxoplasma gondii ME49 chromosome IX, whole genome shotgun sequence genome contains:
- a CDS encoding cell-cycle-associated protein kinase GSK, putative (encoded by transcript TGME49_266910~Gene product name based on ToxoDB Community Expert Annotation. Predicted member of protein kinase family CMGC;GSK, (PMID:22047078).): MSSHTLSHRFSVIRQLGKGTFGKVFLVTDAVSGATRALKRTQKWRKKESREVLCLEIGKESPNLISAEEVFYSYTPSGFMVQNILMENAGYTLHRYVASHLALRQKDQTHNIEASTAISIAKQVCNGLFALHRRAVAHRDLKPENVLIKDYGGQILARICDFGSSKALTNQGCPSMPYICSQWYRAPELLLGSTNYTVAVDLWSLGCVLAELILLRPLLECEPHNQKHGMQEQKPIRCLGEPFQILKISELLGAPTRVDTESLCTGCPERAKALASSIFKQMVGLAPLPLHDLLLSVIGIEGKPLVDVVCQLLRWNPRERIPVKTILDGHYLD